In one Yarrowia lipolytica chromosome 1A, complete sequence genomic region, the following are encoded:
- a CDS encoding uncharacterized protein (Compare to YALI0A08360g, weakly similar to uniprot|P09230 Yarrowia lipolytica Alkaline extracellular protease precursor (EC 3. 4.21.-) (AEP)), which translates to MKPSVIIALAVACMAAPMSPQGAYKDALDIINGQASKFNDAGLKKRHGQEPDTFNVIFKDGVSIDQISEHLKLLDGLINKDSLNGIKNAFDLPSQKDGSGLMGYSGHFDKSIVEALGKFSDLVTIEQDRVQKLPTFEGFKSTSNVYESSSYGSDWSMRDDFFSWWRNSNTWGDWWYARKPDTQPGAWPQPKPRPEQPVQPIGDNPTSPAPAPAPAPAPATEEPKPETPAAPSSPATFQEVPTKNWGLFRVSHKQNSRDQTQYAMNKNTLNPTVAYIVDSGIRTSHRMFEGRASWGANFADNSNVDFEGHGTHVAGTVGGAGFGVSPSTKLIAVKVFSGKFGSSSQIMQGVSWAIDDYVKNKAKYPRAVINFSGGGDTSEAEDALFRKAVEMGMVVAVAAGNENSDACYVSPARAGAGTAGFITVGASSADDSLAFWNAQTNKASNWGRCIDVIAPGTEILSADYQTDNGILSNSGTSMATPHVAGLAAHLMATSSELLTPAQVEEQIINQNNGKITGRLNGTPNKLAYNGSGR; encoded by the coding sequence ATGAAACCCTCCGTCATTATCGCGCTGGCCGTAGCCTGTATGGCCGCCCCCATGTCTCCTCAGGGAGCCTACAAGGACGCCCTTGACATCATCAACGGTCAAGCCTCCAAGTTCAACGATGCGGGTCTCAAAAAGCGCCATGGCCAAGAGCCCGATACCTTCAACGTCATCTTCAAGGACGGTGTTTCCATCGACCAGATCTCCGAGCatctgaagctgctggacggCTTGATCAACAAGGACTCTCTCAATGGAATCAAGAACGCCTTTGATCTGCCTTCCCAAAAGGACGGCTCCGGCCTCATGGGCTACAGCGGTCACTTTGACAAGAGCATTGTCGAGGCGCTCGGCAAGTTCTCCGACTTGGTCACCATCGAGCAGGACCGCGTCCAGAAGCTTCCCACCTTTGAGGGCTTCAAGTCCACCTCCAATGTCTATGAGAGCTCTTCCTACGGATCCGACTGGAGTATGAGAGACGACTTTTTCTCCTGGTGGAGAAACTCCAACACCTGGGGCGACTGGTGGTACGCTCGAAAGCCCGATACCCAGCCCGGAGCCTGGCCCCAGCCCAAGCCCCGGCCTGAGCAACCCGTCCAGCCTATTGGAGATAACCCgacttctcctgctcctgctcctgctcctgctcctgctcctgccacCGAGGAGCCCAAGCCCGAGACACCTGCAGCTCCCTCTTCTCCCGCCACCTTTCAGGAAGTTCCCACCAAGAACTGGGGTCTTTTTCGAGTCTCCCACAAGCAAAACTCCCGTGACCAGACCCAGTACGCCATGAACAAGAACACCCTGAACCCCACTGTCGCCTACATTGTTGACTCTGGTATCCGAACCTCCCACCGAATGTTCGAGGGCCGAGCCTCCTGGGGAGCCAACTTTGCTGACAACTCCAATGTGGACTTTGAGGGTCATGGTACCCACGTGGCAGGCACCGTCGGAGGAGCCGGCTTCGGTGTATCTCCCTCCACCAAGCTGATTGCCGTCAAGGTGTTCTCTGGAAAGTTTGGAAGCTCCTCCCAGATCATGCAGGGCGTGTCCTGGGCCATTGATGACTACGTCAAGAACAAGGCCAAGTATCCTCGAGCTGTGATCAACTTttctggtggaggagacacctccgaggccgaggacgCGCTCTTTCGAAAGGCTGTTGAGATGGGCATGGTTGTGgccgttgctgctggtaaCGAGAACTCCGACGCTTGCTACGTTTCCCCTGCCCGAGCCGGTGCTGGCACCGCCGGATTCATCACTGTCGGAGCCTCCTCCGCCGACGACTCTCTCGCCTTCTGGAACGCCCAAACCAACAAGGCCTCTAATTGGGGCAGATGCATCGATGTCATTGCCCCCGGTACCGAGATTCTTTCTGCCGACTACCAAACCGACAACGGTATCCTTTCCAACTCTGGAACGTCCATGGCCACTCCCCACGTGGCTGGACTGGCCGCCCATCTGATGGCTACCTCGTCCGAGCTGCTTACTCCCGcccaggtggaggagcagatcaTCAACCAGAACAACGGTAAGATCACAGGAAGACTCAACGGTACCCCCAACAAGCTCGCCTACAACGGCTCCGGTCGTTAG
- a CDS encoding uncharacterized protein (Compare to YALI0A08195g, similar to uniprot|Q6C4M5 Yarrowia lipolytica YALI0E25443g) yields MQFKTLSILTAATAALSAPIEARDAQQYSLQASIGPGATGLKPLQLHGNNIVYGLTQGYSDFRAEDDGDIIKLFAAGYPGLSLDVAQDGELTFKSPPEPKEGFTFKGDGNVQDLEFNGSQEFYSCADKILGPLHPQVVYVKTGDKYECENPVKFTIAATKQ; encoded by the coding sequence aTGCAGTTCAAGACTCTCTCCATCCTCACCGCTGCCACCGCCGCTCTTTCCGCTCCCATTGAGGCCCGAGACGCCCAGCAGTACTCTCTTCAGGCCTCCATTGGCCCCGGTGCTACTGGCCTCAAGcctctccagctccacgGCAACAACATTGTCTACGGTCTGACCCAGGGCTACTCCGACTTCCGAGCCGAGGACGATGGCGATATCATCAAGCTGTTTGCCGCGGGCTACCCCGGACTCTCTCTCGACGTTGCCCAGGACGGTGAGCTCACCTTCAAGTCCCCCCCCGAGCCCAAGGAAGGCTTCACCTTCAAGGGTGACGGCAACGTCCAGGACCTTGAGTTCAACGGCTCCCAGGAGTTTTACTCTTGTGCCGACAAGATCCTCGGTCCTCTCCATCCCCAGGTTGTCTATGTCAAGACTGgcgacaagtacgagtgcgAGAACCCCGTCAAGTTCACCATTGCTGCCACCAAGCAGTAG
- a CDS encoding uncharacterized protein (Compare to YALI0A08327g, no similarity possibly noncoding): MSMVYSFVDIESCVTQREVVSGTLLSRPQSIFSGPNCALASRGWRKEIQNYWADCVLVFVHRLSSTMDPGPTTPITKTLVGAELEDELLHSDFVCLADQPALIDVFTTTEEEYTLNP; encoded by the coding sequence ATGTCCATGGTGTACTCGTTTGTCGACATAGAGTCGTGTGTGACTCAGCGAGAGGTAGTCAGTGGTACACTGCTTTCCAGGCCACAGAGCATATTCTCAGGTCCAAATTGTGCTCTCGCAAGCCGTGGATGGAGAAAGGAGATCCAAAACTACTGGGCTGATTGCGTCTTGGTGTTTGTTCACCGTCTCTCTAGCACAATGGATCCAGGTCCTACAACGCCAATCACAAAGACACTAGTCGGAGCAGAACTAGAAGATGAACTACTTCACTCAGACTTTGTTTGTTTGGCGGACCAACCTGCGCTGATTGATGTGTTTACGACAACAGAGGAAGAATACACCCTGAATCCATGA
- a CDS encoding uncharacterized protein (Compare to YALI0A08217g, similar to uniprot|P30887 Yarrowia lipolytica Acid phosphatase precursor (EC 3.1.3.2)) — MKFSNLALPLLASCAVAQNSTNPNSNTTIIVTNDDSWASANIRSLYSELKKEGYNVFMFAPAVQQSGTGGTFNLPRAANLTKGGEFGSIPVGAPNWGQDDNDDHIWYFDGTPAAAMSFGLDYAIPRLFNNATVDLVVSGPNEGWNIGPNIYTMSGTNGAMYMAVLRGIPAIAYSGMNSHQYYANASTSDNAAHNIYAKAATGIVNNLVKNAKDRATLLPYGVGLSVNLPRAGDVDPTGQCKEIKPIFTRQTGPAAIVLKLSYNETTNRFSPGITNSEASKACLNGDCILPDESDVVANWGCYASVSVITTDYDAPRDVAGEVQFLNRGEVKFAPRVYGSFAPVEASPYF, encoded by the coding sequence atgaagttctccaaCCTTGCCCTGCCCCTGCTGGCGTCTTGCGCCGTGGCCCAGAACTCCACCAATCCTaactccaacaccaccatcatTGTTACCAACGATGACTCGTGGGCCTCCGCCAACATCCGATCTCTCTACtctgagctcaagaaggagggttACAATGTGTTCATGTTTGCTCCTGCCGTCCAGCAGAGTGGAACTGGAGGTACCTTCAACCTTCCCCGAGCCGCCAACCTCACCAAGGGCGGAGAGTTCGGCTCCATTCCCGTAGGAGCTCCCAACTGGGGCCAGgacgacaacgacgaccACATCTGGTACTTTGACGGCACTCCGGCAGCTGCCATGAGCTTCGGCCTCGACTACGCCATCCCCCGTCTTTTCAACAACGCTACTGTCGATCTGGTGGTGTCTGGACCCAACGAGGGCTGGAACATTGGCCCCAACATCTACACCATGTCCGGAACCAACGGTGCCATGTACATGGCTGTTCTGCGAGGAATTCCTGCCATTGCTTACAGTGGAATGAACAGCCACCAGTACTATGCCAACGCCTCCACCTCCGATAACGCGGCCCACAACATCTACGCCAAGGCCGCCACCGGTATTGTCAACAACCTGGTCAAGAACGCCAAGGACCGAGCCACTCTACTTCCTTACGGAGTTGGTCTGTCTGTCAACCTCCCCCGAGCTGGTGACGTTGATCCCACCGGACAGTGCAAGGAGATCAAGCCAATTTTCACCCGACAGACTGGCCCCGCCGCCATTGTGCTCAAGCTGTCTTACAACGAGACCACCAACCGATTCTCTCCCGGAATCACCAACTCCGAGGCCTCCAAGGCTTGTCTTAACGGAGATTGTATTCTTCCCGATGAGTCTGATGTCGTTGCCAATTGGGGATGCTACGCTTCCGTTTCtgtcatcaccaccgacTACGACGCTCCTCGAGACGTTGCTGGAGAGGTGCAGTTCCTTAACCGAGGAGAGGTCAAGTTTGCCCCTCGAGTTTACGGCTCCTTTGCTCCTGTTGAGGCCTCTCCTTACTTTTAA
- a CDS encoding uncharacterized protein (Compare to YALI0A08338g, no similarity possibly noncoding): MRASTLLFWDGGGYQLTETAGRVLDPDSLTQVEGQDEALRRWFIEQEHPHFPQIRPRESTNLFLPLAKGTSS, from the coding sequence ATGAGAGCTTCAACTCTCCTATTCTGGGATGGAGGAGGTTATCAGTtaacagaaacagcaggAAGAGTCCTTGATCCAGACTCTTTAACGCAGGTTGAGGGTCAGGATGAGGCTCTACGACGGTGGTTCATTGAACAGGAGCACCCCCACTTTCCGCAAATTAGACCAAGGGAGAGTACAAACCTCTTCTTACCATTGGCCAAAGGGACTTCAAGCTAG
- a CDS encoding uncharacterized protein (Compare to YALI0A08239g, similar to Saccharomyces cerevisiae YNL234W; ancestral locus Anc_2.9, some similarities with uniprot|P53857 Saccharomyces cerevisiae YNL234w), whose amino-acid sequence MEQNEAAETTEKESGERYHADTALAAPPPRRTLSFETPPLETPPLAPFYPSSRTSSISSVSSALGRFSNLPLIPRRMAAAADQSQSANSPLRTMGVHVRDDSIHSQHEKMADIDGYSQSQRDFYTIKPHLYAQQPVKTSTAPQQFHLNSNDARETRTNGAVTPTNSAARPSKAEVVFNMTREDINLTKELWAKLMNDPETLESSAAYGTPTALFCEQFYTNLMASHAELTSIFPSIKKQSVAVAGVFGLAIKSLDHIEKLDEFLWSVGKRHNRMIGVEPIHYRWLGEAMIKTFADRFGDSFTLEMETAWIKIYSYLANKLLAADEEPNVLMFAPQKRFQQQPQPMLSSSPTGPGVSPTSSYTGGYQTTQDVRKPSVSSSVNTQSLNTSTSNSTAPTSTMNSANTPSLPAAPSANNAANYAARRNVSNTPAMPSSAPAPTPMGADNAFTKNGRKGGRKHGRKGKDDEKCVIV is encoded by the coding sequence ATGGAGCAAAAcgaagcagcagaaacgacggagaaggagagcgGGGAGAGATACCACGCTGACACCGCACTAGCCGCACCGCCACCAAGACGGACTTTGTCGTTTGAAACTCCGCCGTTGGAAACTCCGCCGCTTGCACCTTTCTATCCGTCGTCCCGAACGTCGTCAATCTCGTCAGTTTCGTCCGCTCTCGGCCGCTTTTCCAACCTGCCACTGATTCCCCGACGAATGGCTGCTGCAGCCGATCAAAGTCAATCTGCAAATTCGCCCTTAAGAACCATGGGTGTGCACGTCCGCGACGACTCGATCCACAGCCAGCACGAAAAAATGGCCGACATTGACGGATACTCGCAGTCCCAGCGAGACTTCTACACAATCAAACCGCACCTGTACGCACAGCAGCCGGTCAAAACGTCCACGGCACCCCAGCAGTTCCacctcaactccaacgacgCCAGAGAAACCAGAACCAATGGCGCCGTGACCCCCACAAATTCGGCGGCACGGCCGTCCAAGGCAGAGGTCGTCTTCAACATGACCCGCGAAGACATCAACCTGACCAAAGAGCTGTGGGCAAAGCTCATGAACGACCCCGAGACACTTGAAAGCAGCGCCGCCTACGGAACACCCACGGCGCTCTTCTGCGAACAGTTCTACACCAACCTCATGGCATCCCACGCCGAGCTCACGTCCATCTTCCCTTCCATCAAAAAACAATCGGTGGCGGTCGCAGGCGTGTTTGGACTCGCCATCAAGTCGCTCGACCACATTGAAAAGTTGGACGAATTCCTGTGGTCGGTGGGAAAACGACACAACCGAATGATCGGCGTCGAACCCATCCACTACCGATGGCTAGGAGAAGCCATGATCAAAACCTTTGCCGACCGGTTCGGAGACTCCTTCACCCTGGAAATGGAAACCGCCTGGATCAAAATCTACTCCTATCTCGCCAACAAACTGTTGGCCGccgacgaggagcccaACGTGCTCATGTTCGCGCCCCAGAAACGATTCCAGCAACAACCGCAGCCCATGCTCTCCTCGTCCCCAACTGGCCCCGGTGTCTCCCCCACTTCTTCCTACACCGGAGGCTACCAGACAACCCAGGACGTGCGAAAACCCAGCGTCTCCAGCTCAGTCAACACCCAGTCGCtcaacacctccacctccaactccaccgcTCCTACTTCTACAATGAACTCGGCCAACACCCCCTCCTTGCCCGCCGCTCCCTCAGCTAACAATGCCGCAAACTATGCTGCCCGTCGAAACGTCTCCAACACCCCCGCCATGCCCAgctctgctcctgctcctaCACCCATGGGTGCCGACAATGCCTTCACCAAGAACGGACGAAAGGGCGGACGAAAGCACGGACGAAAGGGCAAGGACGATGAAAAGTGTGTCATTGTTTAA
- a CDS encoding uncharacterized protein (Compare to YALI0A08261g, weakly similar to KLLA0E01001g Kluyveromyces lactis IPF 3777.1, similar to Saccharomyces cerevisiae BNI4 (YNL233W); ancestral locus Anc_2.10) has protein sequence MSARTRSMSPGRPLRQQQKSPYTTHSQQLQQQHLAQLQQLQQLNQRFGSSNSSFSSSSSHTPTQPSSANSTHSSSRHSVYGTHNYASSDASFNNRSVSQPTLSEPATPTTVPDRYRRKSMVNLPSHERSPSLPSNTNPGQGSHVTPTAGAAQTYTTQQAHTTNNPNTNNSPPPRLSYSSTDSSAPSTTAASTSTIGTVHSFHKKTQSRDFDGEYHNMDHHGMHHVAAPHGPTLHTTTHSRPCPRTPTNADQAPSQQPPQHQPQHQPPPQPRQQPMVLPSDARRKSLLAKDPLGTLQDQRASAISLSSYHTVQSNSSPTRSMISDDSRESSPDVRQDKVPQPDTTHVNEHTTNTETTQLGAAPPLAPPASTTTYEDAVAAGVTAATAPADADQTVTDAHTNTVDAPVVTPADTTSHSNYDVVSAQYDAPPQFDAPPAAPENNATSSLDPATERGRYRAKHSPPLSSPTKTEAPQQPQYMTQQQHVSQLQQQQQQQQQQQQQQYSSPPVSQPSHQQSQRTMSLGSQSAFRDFDQPLYQTKSNMSIGGKSVGGFSSSGISTSGMSTQSSFGGLRHQKSSGSLREKFKKVFSFGRTKSSLSSAPTSGQINLTGGPAQRSERTSTMTSTTSGRSFSEFLRRSSKPDNFDDARSIESNKSSSSFAALKRAGKNLLKKNNPTEQARTPKSSSHSAYDVPTAGSTGRAPSNAPQNAPSRTGTPSAAPSRAATPTPTLASGSGFQPGVSPPKNTATASLSVSPAEVDRETAQWSAGSSLEGVLGAAAAAGATQAATAPSSGYGVSGNAVVAEPAVTEPEFEDAHAAFDDQSAVPASASSDAASNIAPPAITTTLASALPSDASSPTSVSSVNGGSAGSETDADEFVAAETVFPKHLGVEDIDNIRTSLDRTKSLERRGSRRRKVTPDSQSHAHHAPEEAVPNPTEVHIHHPKSSLGRSESTSRPRSILKSKQSDGSMVSVDTVTGQRLSDVSGERVSGDVSRSSVEQVSGDVSRDTIISTRGGTSDILPTRDSLTSTGPAPIDIEIAQNSALADPEATPTGLESFMESARPSNNGPTSEAGTDVESMFANFSSISSDLDLSFSTQLEPLGLPVRPESPTPSQQSSVRSTDSASVSRFATKLKDNLFKRKESNTGFNPDLHETISEDSTDQDHLSGLGGHLNDHVPLEGSLETASITSTETPSITESFRSEGSYSAPVPPQIPGGQRGNAPLRHFSPGPTPSNPNSHNRRFSGGTKTPQTAASRRYHQHGRSASYNDDGSRASGSPITAHYPGVHVPSPVSHVRKGNVSFSSRIVIYDTWDSDDYDRRTEPATCNRLTPLLAQQIKEELNNFKMNMDVHHESRIYTHFF, from the coding sequence ATGTCCGCGAGAACCAGATCCATGTCTCCGGGCCGCCCTCTGCGCCAACAACAAAAGAGCCCCTACACCACCCAcagccagcagctccaacagCAACACCTGgcgcagctccagcagctgcaacAGCTCAATCAGCGCTTCGGGTCGTCCaactcgtccttctcgtcgtcatcctcgCATACCCCGACCCAACCGTCGTCGGCAAACTCCACCCACTCGTCCTCCCGCCACTCGGTCTACGGCACCCACAACTACGCTTCCTCCGATGCGAGCTTCAACAACCGGTCCGTGTCGCAACCAACACTGTCGGAACCCGCCACCCCAACCACAGTGCCAGACAGATACCGGCGCAAGAGCATGGTCAACCTGCCGTCCCACGAACGCAGCCCTTCGCTGCCCAGTAACACAAACCCCGGCCAAGgttctcacgtgaccccaaCTGCCGGTGCTGCTCAAACCTACACCACCCAGCAAGCTCACACCACAAATAACCCCAACACCAATAACTCACCGCCTCCCCGActgtcgtactcgtccaCAGACTCGTCTGCGccctccaccaccgccgcgtccacctccaccatcGGCACCGTGCATTCGTTCCACAAAAAGACCCAAAGCAGGGACTTTGACGGTGAGTATCACAACATGGACCACCATGGCATGCACCATGTTGCAGCTCCACATGGACCAACCctccacacaaccacacacaGCCGTCCATGCCCTCGTACTCCCACTAACGCAGACCAAGCGCCGTCCCAGCAACCGCCCCAGCATCAGCCCCAGCATCAGCCCCCGCCGCAGCCCCGACAACAACCAATGGTGCTGCCGTCGGATGCCCGCCGAAAATCGCTCCTGGCCAAAGACCCGCTGGGCACACTGCAGGACCAGCGTGCCTCTGCCATCTCGCTCTCGTCCTATCACACGGTCCAGTCCAACTCCTCGCCTACTCGAAGCATGATTTCCGACGACAGCAGAGAAAGCTCCCCTGACGTGAGACAAGACAAGGTCCCCCAACCCGACACGACCCATGTTAACGAgcacaccaccaacacagaAACCACACAGCTCGGCGCTGCTCCTCCACTTGCCCCACCAGCGTCAACTACCACCTATGAGGATGCTGTGGCCGCTGGAGTTACTGCCGCGACTGCACCTGCCGATGCAGACCAGACGGTCACAGACGcgcacacaaacaccgTGGATGCCCCCGTTGTTACTCCTGCAGACACAACTTCGCACTCTAACTACGACGTGGTCTCTGCACAGTACGATGCTCCCCCACAGTTTGATGCTCCGCCGGCCGCTCCTGAAAATAACGCAACATCCTCTTTGGACCCTGCTACCGAAAGAGGACGGTACAGAGCCAAGCACTCCCCTCCTCTGTCGAGTCCCACAAAGACAGAGGCACCACAGCAACCTCAATACATGACTCAGCAACAGCATGTATCTCAGttgcagcagcaacagcagcagcagcagcagcagcagcagcaacagtaTTCCTCACCACCCGTGAGCCAGCCTTCGCATCAGCAGTCGCAGCGCACCATGTCACTCGGCAGCCAGTCTGCATTCCGCGACTTTGACCAGCCCTTGTACCAGACCAAGTCAAACATGTCGATTGGTGGCAAGTCTGTCGGcggcttctcctcgtccgGGATTAGCACATCCGGCATGAGCACACAGTCGTCGTTCGGCGGTCTGCGTCACCAAAAGTCGTCAGGCTCGCTACGAGAGAAGTTCAAGAAGGTCTTCTCGTTTGGTCGTACAAAGAGCTCATTGAGCAGTGCCCCTACTTCAGGTCAGATCAACCTCACTGGCGGCCCCGCCCAGCGATCCGAGCGAACGTCCACTATGACGTCCACGACCTCGGGACGTTCATTCTCCGAGTTTCTGCGCCGGTCGTCCAAGCCTGACAACTTTGACGACGCCAGGTCCATCGAGAGCAACaaatcgtcgtcgtcgtttgCGGCCCTCAAGCGCGCTGGCAAGAATCttctgaagaagaacaaccCCACCGAGCAGGCTCGAACCCCCAAGTCTTCTTCCCACAGCGCGTACGATGTGCCTACTGCGGGGTCCACTGGCCGTGCGCCTTCTAATGCTCCCCAAAATGCACCTTCTCGAACGGGTACTCCTTCAGCAGCGCCTTCGCGTGCAGCCACTCCTACCCCCACGCTGgcttctggttctggcttTCAGCCTGGCGTTTCGCCTCCCAAGAACACCGCTACAGCTTCTTTGTCGGTTTCTCCTGCGGAGGTTGATCGAGAGACGGCCCAGTGGAGTGCCGGTTCCAGTCTGGAGGGTGTGCTTGGTGCTGCGGCCGCAGCGGGTGCTACGCAGGCTGCGACAGCTCCTTCATCAGGCTACGGAGTGTCTGGCAACGCTGTCGTTGCTGAGCCTGCTGTGACGGAGCCTGAATTTGAGGATGCCCATGCTGCATTTGATGACCAGTCTGCTGTTCCTGCAAGCGCTTCCAGCGATGCAGCTTCCAATATTGCACCTCCTGCGATTACCACCACGCTGGCTAGCGCCCTTCCTTCCGACGCCTCCAGTCCCACGTCTGTGTCTTCTGTCAATGGCGGTTCTGCTGGATCCGAGACTGACGCCGACGAGTTTGTGGCTGCCGAAACGGTCTTCCCCAAACAccttggtgttgaagaCATTGACAACATTCGAACCTCTCTCGACCGAACCAAGTCGCTGGAGCGACGAGGTAGCCGACGACGCAAGGTGACGCCCGACTCGCAGTCACATGCCCATCACGCACCCGAAGAGGCCGTGCCCAACCCTACAGAGGTACACATCCATCATCCAAAGTCCTCGCTGGGCCGATCCGAAAGTACTTCCAGACCCCGAAGTATTCTCAAGAGCAAGCAGAGCGATGGATCGATGGTTAGCGTTGATACTGTCACCGGCCAGCGTCTGAGCGATGTGAGTGGCGAACGAGTCAGCGGTGATGTGTCACGTTCATCGGTGGAACAGGTGAGCGGTGatgtgtcacgtgacaccaTCATTTCGACACGTGGGGGTACGAGCGATATTCTGCCCACACGTGACTCTCTGACTAGTACTGGCCCTGCACCCATCGACATTGAGATTGCACAGAATTCTGCTTTGGCTGACCCTGAGGCCACCCCCACCGGTCTTGAATCGTTCATGGAGAGTGCCCGACCCTCTAACAACGGCCCGACCTCCGAGGCCGGCACAGACGTCGAGTCCATGTTTGCCAACTTCTCGTCGATCTCGTCTGATCTCGATCTGTCGTTTTCCACGCAGCTGGAGCCGCTTGGCCTGCCTGTGCGCCCTGAGTCGCCTACTCCTTCACAACAGTCGTCTGTTCGCTCCACGGACTCTGCTTCTGTTTCCCGTTTCGCCACCAAGCTAAAGGACAACCTGTTCAAGCGTAAGGAGTCGAATACCGGCTTCAACCCCGATTTGCATGAGACGATCAGTGAGGACTCAACCGACCAGGACCATCTGAGCGGTCTGGGTGGCCACCTCAACGACCACGTTCCTCTGGAGGGCTCGCTCGAAACGGCCTCCATCACGTCGACTGAAACTCCTTCTATCACTGAATCGTTCCGATCCGAGGGCTCTTATTCCGCCCCTGTGCCTCCCCAGATCCCTGGCGGCCAGCGTGGTAACGCGCCTCTGAGACACTTTTCGCCCGGCCCCACCCCGTCGAACCCCAATTCGCACAATCGGCGGTTTTCGGGGGGTACCAAAACCCCCCAGACTGCTGCTTCACGGCGGTACCACCAGCATGGCCGGTCTGCGAGCTACAACGATGATGGGTCTCGAGCTAGTGGCTCACCTATCACTGCCCATTACCCTGGCGTCCATGTTCCTTCTCCCGTGAGCCATGTGAGAAAGGGTAATGTTTCGTTTTCCAGCCGAATCGTCATCTACGATACGTGGGATTCGGACGATTATGACCGGCGAACGGAGCCGGCCACTTGTAACCGGCTGACCCCGCTGTTGGCCcagcagatcaaggaggagttaAACAACTTCAAGATGAACATGGACGTTCATCATGAGAGTCGAATCTACACTCACTTTTTCTAA